One Candidatus Saccharibacteria bacterium RAAC3_TM7_1 genomic region harbors:
- a CDS encoding hypothetical protein (RAAC3_TM7_1_236) has protein sequence MDEIHHESVAVSHIKRHQFVSLIAGAISISLFLVFVALSLYQTSGTIQLDLSRPGYAAAREEAIKDNQPFTGFSPDGKIDAKALDEFEAMYTDKATDATSVNAYSGDALSDQALRLTTN, from the coding sequence ATGGACGAGATTCATCATGAGTCAGTTGCTGTAAGTCACATAAAGCGGCATCAGTTCGTTAGCCTCATTGCCGGGGCAATCAGTATTTCGCTTTTTCTGGTATTTGTTGCACTTAGTTTGTACCAGACCAGTGGTACAATCCAGCTTGATTTGAGTCGGCCGGGCTATGCTGCGGCAAGGGAAGAAGCTATTAAAGATAACCAGCCATTTACCGGATTCTCGCCAGATGGGAAGATCGATGCCAAAGCACTCGATGAATTCGAGGCTATGTACACTGATAAAGCCACTGATGCCACGTCGGTCAATGCCTACTCGGGTGATGCGTTGAGCGACCAGGCATTACGACTCACCACCAACTAA
- a CDS encoding hypothetical protein (RAAC3_TM7_1_237) yields the protein MLGLLLVASIVGIALVSQPAHAEIVITEAQMERIRNTCIENQATLNRLHQTDAFLRNDRGNLYRTISDKLMVPFNRRLASNQLDGSKFLTITADYNKAYTKFYDAYIEYDNAMVKAACGGLRQAAGLLL from the coding sequence ATGCTTGGACTGTTGCTCGTTGCTTCAATTGTCGGTATTGCTCTTGTGAGCCAACCGGCACATGCTGAAATTGTGATTACTGAGGCACAAATGGAGCGCATACGAAACACCTGCATCGAGAACCAAGCGACCCTCAATCGCCTGCACCAAACCGATGCCTTTCTTCGTAACGATCGGGGAAATCTGTACCGTACGATCAGCGACAAATTGATGGTACCGTTTAATCGTCGCCTGGCATCCAATCAACTCGACGGTAGCAAGTTCCTCACTATCACAGCGGACTATAACAAGGCATATACCAAATTCTACGATGCCTATATCGAATATGATAATGCGATGGTGAAGGCTGCTTGCGGTGGACTGCGTCAAGCAGCCGGTCTCCTTTTATAA
- a CDS encoding hypothetical protein (RAAC3_TM7_1_242), whose protein sequence is MILTKYEHACFTLEKYGKLLVIDPGVWTTNLGAPENVVAIVVTHEHPDHFDPNALGALIAHNPEAKIYAHESITQQLGDTLPTQAVMTGSGISAGPFHLEFFGGEHATIHPDLPVVANLGVMIDDTVYYPGDSFTNPGRPVKVLALPVSAPWLKASETLDFLTTIKPVIAFPTHDAILSEVGKSVPDRYASMYAEKVGAHYERLVKPLEI, encoded by the coding sequence ATGATACTCACCAAGTACGAACACGCCTGTTTCACCCTAGAAAAATATGGTAAGTTATTGGTTATTGACCCTGGCGTATGGACAACCAATCTCGGTGCACCAGAAAATGTGGTCGCTATCGTGGTGACGCATGAACACCCCGACCATTTTGATCCGAACGCACTAGGCGCACTAATCGCGCACAATCCGGAAGCAAAGATTTACGCTCATGAATCGATTACGCAACAATTGGGCGACACTCTACCTACGCAAGCCGTCATGACTGGCAGCGGCATTAGCGCTGGGCCATTCCACCTCGAATTCTTTGGCGGTGAACACGCCACTATACACCCTGACCTCCCTGTTGTTGCCAATCTCGGCGTCATGATTGATGACACCGTTTATTACCCTGGCGATTCATTCACGAACCCCGGCAGGCCAGTCAAAGTGCTGGCACTTCCTGTCAGCGCGCCATGGTTAAAAGCCAGCGAAACGCTCGACTTTCTTACCACTATCAAGCCAGTAATTGCCTTTCCAACCCACGATGCCATATTGAGCGAAGTCGGCAAAAGCGTACCCGACCGCTATGCATCAATGTACGCCGAAAAAGTTGGCGCTCATTATGAGCGTTTAGTGAAACCTCTAGAAATTTAA
- a CDS encoding Aspartyl-tRNA synthetase (RAAC3_TM7_1_245), whose protein sequence is MKRTLIRELPQYIDQTVTIEGWLHKKRLLGGLNFLTLRDRTGIAQNLLEDKDELEKLRGMQVGTVLKFTGVVVADERAPGGAELHDVTVEVMSPVTEEPPIEVDKPISHKSENLDTLFEYRVLNVRNLQEQKIFKIRAALTQALREFLIKNEFMEIDTPKLLAEPTEGGAEVFKLDYFGKTATLAQSPQFYKQIMVGAYERVFEIGHSYRAEPSATTRHLTELTMLDIEMGFVESHQEVMDMVAGMTKYALTKIYESYAGDLKSFNAPELKLTDAVPKFTIAQIHEMYSRSTGTDTTNEKDLIPDEERWIADYARKELGSDLVYATDFPAEAGKFYHKFKEGGTVAWADLLFRGLEIATVPLRENNYEKMIEQMTNAGLDVSHEGFKYYLQAFKYGLPQHGGCGFGIDRLAQKTIGLANVKEATLFPRDLNRLTP, encoded by the coding sequence ATGAAAAGAACATTAATCAGAGAGCTTCCTCAATATATCGACCAAACGGTAACGATCGAAGGTTGGCTGCACAAAAAGCGCCTGCTCGGCGGCCTCAACTTTTTGACGCTACGCGACCGTACCGGTATCGCCCAGAACTTGCTCGAAGATAAAGACGAACTAGAAAAGTTACGTGGCATGCAGGTTGGTACAGTGCTAAAGTTCACCGGGGTAGTTGTCGCCGACGAGCGTGCACCCGGTGGGGCAGAGTTACACGACGTCACCGTCGAGGTGATGAGTCCGGTGACGGAAGAGCCACCGATCGAAGTCGATAAGCCGATCTCGCATAAGTCAGAAAACCTCGATACACTCTTTGAGTACCGCGTGCTCAATGTTCGCAACCTGCAGGAGCAAAAGATATTCAAGATCCGGGCGGCACTGACGCAGGCACTGCGCGAGTTTTTGATCAAAAATGAATTTATGGAAATTGACACGCCAAAACTTCTCGCCGAACCGACCGAGGGCGGTGCCGAAGTTTTCAAACTTGACTATTTTGGCAAGACGGCGACGCTTGCTCAAAGTCCACAGTTCTATAAGCAAATTATGGTTGGGGCTTACGAGCGGGTCTTTGAAATCGGGCATAGTTATCGCGCCGAACCGAGTGCCACCACGCGTCACTTAACCGAGCTGACCATGCTTGATATTGAGATGGGCTTTGTCGAGAGCCACCAGGAAGTTATGGATATGGTGGCTGGAATGACCAAGTATGCGCTGACGAAGATATATGAGAGTTACGCGGGTGACTTAAAAAGCTTCAATGCACCCGAGTTGAAGTTGACGGATGCAGTGCCGAAATTCACCATTGCCCAGATCCACGAAATGTATTCTCGAAGCACCGGCACCGACACGACAAACGAGAAGGACTTGATTCCTGACGAAGAGCGTTGGATCGCCGACTATGCGCGCAAGGAACTTGGCAGTGACCTGGTGTATGCAACTGATTTTCCGGCTGAAGCCGGCAAGTTTTACCACAAGTTTAAAGAGGGCGGTACGGTGGCTTGGGCTGACCTATTATTCCGCGGCCTCGAAATCGCCACGGTGCCACTGCGCGAAAACAACTATGAGAAGATGATTGAGCAGATGACAAATGCCGGTCTCGATGTTTCGCACGAAGGCTTCAAATATTATTTGCAGGCTTTCAAATATGGCTTGCCGCAACACGGCGGCTGTGGTTTTGGGATCGACCGACTGGCTCAAAAAACCATTGGCCTGGCGAACGTCAAAGAAGCGACCCTCTTTCCGCGTGACCTTAACCGCCTGACGCCGTAG
- a CDS encoding hypothetical protein (RAAC3_TM7_1_243), whose product MGKFFKVVAATIAGFVAGVLVAPKSGKETREDLKKKAAEAKAKADVKAAQVKQATREGAASVKSGASKVEKEAKGMAKSARDSGVVMRDEAGRLGEEAKVRAGRVAEDAKETADEVRGSFKRNVK is encoded by the coding sequence ATGGGAAAATTTTTTAAAGTAGTCGCCGCAACCATCGCCGGATTTGTTGCTGGCGTTCTAGTAGCGCCAAAGAGCGGCAAAGAAACTCGTGAAGACTTAAAGAAAAAGGCGGCCGAGGCAAAAGCCAAGGCCGATGTAAAGGCTGCGCAGGTAAAACAAGCGACCCGTGAGGGTGCTGCTTCGGTCAAGTCCGGGGCGAGTAAAGTCGAAAAAGAAGCAAAAGGGATGGCCAAGAGCGCTCGCGACTCTGGTGTTGTTATGCGTGACGAGGCTGGACGCCTCGGCGAAGAAGCCAAAGTTCGAGCTGGCCGCGTGGCTGAAGACGCCAAAGAGACGGCCGATGAAGTGCGTGGCAGTTTCAAACGGAACGTTAAATAG
- a CDS encoding Sua5/YciO/YrdC/YwlC family protein (RAAC3_TM7_1_235), with protein sequence MLIASRDQLWDTPPQAAEALLLEAWPGPVSIILPSSRAPFWIRRDNASVAYRLPAHRQLQRLIRDTGSLIAPSANPEGQPPAMTIAKARDYFGDAVDFYVDGGAVENPTPSRLIKMSDDGHTEFLR encoded by the coding sequence GTGTTAATTGCCTCACGTGATCAATTGTGGGACACGCCACCTCAGGCTGCGGAAGCACTACTGCTCGAGGCTTGGCCGGGTCCGGTCAGCATTATTTTACCGTCTTCTCGGGCGCCGTTCTGGATTCGGCGCGACAACGCTTCGGTAGCATACCGACTACCAGCTCATAGACAACTACAGCGACTGATAAGAGATACTGGTTCGCTCATCGCACCAAGCGCTAACCCGGAAGGGCAACCACCGGCTATGACAATCGCAAAAGCCCGTGATTATTTCGGTGATGCGGTCGACTTTTATGTCGATGGGGGAGCGGTTGAAAATCCTACACCATCACGACTTATCAAGATGAGTGACGATGGCCACACGGAATTCCTGCGATGA
- a CDS encoding hypothetical protein (RAAC3_TM7_1_241), translated as MKSLLDRAERWLCTRPGKTAVLLLWTAITVQFIAQPALFLDGLGFAAIGCLLYGVYWAIKTLFTESAWLLRSYIRTIVLEELQSSRVR; from the coding sequence ATGAAGAGTCTCTTAGATAGAGCCGAGAGATGGCTTTGTACACGCCCTGGAAAAACAGCAGTGTTACTGCTGTGGACAGCGATTACCGTCCAATTTATCGCACAGCCGGCACTCTTCTTGGATGGTCTAGGTTTCGCTGCAATTGGATGTCTGCTGTATGGCGTCTACTGGGCGATCAAGACGCTTTTTACTGAGAGCGCCTGGCTTCTCAGGAGCTATATTCGCACAATCGTGCTAGAAGAACTGCAAAGCTCCCGGGTTCGATAA
- a CDS encoding hypothetical protein (RAAC3_TM7_1_238), which yields MLHYKHMRKQVGFTIVELLVVIVVIAILAAITIVAYNGIQQRSRDAIRVSDLKGVQKALELFNVDQGRYPATPGGPTWDDHWGYLQECIKAGTNCGFTTSNYKAVASSVPNDPQDNPSTSSDSDPTYYFGYGSGSAGSDRYILRGRLESSSDAALTNDADGDYRAAGDNGCADPWYCIKYNVPVSF from the coding sequence ATGCTACACTATAAGCATATGCGTAAACAAGTCGGCTTCACTATCGTTGAGCTCCTCGTTGTGATCGTCGTGATTGCTATTCTGGCCGCCATCACCATCGTGGCATATAACGGGATTCAGCAGCGGTCGCGAGATGCCATCCGGGTCTCAGATTTAAAAGGCGTCCAAAAGGCGCTCGAGTTGTTCAATGTAGACCAGGGTCGCTATCCTGCAACCCCCGGTGGTCCTACCTGGGATGACCACTGGGGGTATCTGCAAGAATGTATAAAGGCTGGTACGAATTGCGGTTTTACAACAAGCAATTATAAAGCAGTTGCATCGAGTGTGCCGAATGACCCACAGGATAACCCAAGCACATCAAGTGATAGCGACCCAACTTATTATTTTGGATACGGTAGTGGTAGCGCTGGCTCCGATCGTTATATTCTTCGCGGGCGGCTTGAGTCATCAAGCGATGCAGCATTAACGAACGATGCTGACGGGGATTACCGCGCTGCGGGTGATAACGGCTGCGCAGATCCATGGTACTGTATAAAATACAATGTGCCGGTGTCATTCTAA
- a CDS encoding hypothetical protein (RAAC3_TM7_1_244) produces MARVKKILEKMDGPVAIIGESAGATVALLAAAEYKNVHTLITICGVAQPTTPISPYLQHRAPALPEAVKRLDSLSFASSLSIHSLRSWYDPVVGKKYSVAPAATVHTLLVPGHLFTILCCLTVLSWYVIRLVRDKEHLLPL; encoded by the coding sequence ATGGCACGAGTCAAAAAAATCCTTGAGAAGATGGACGGTCCGGTGGCAATTATTGGTGAAAGTGCCGGTGCTACCGTTGCGTTACTGGCTGCTGCTGAGTATAAAAACGTACATACGCTCATCACCATTTGTGGCGTTGCCCAGCCAACGACGCCGATATCACCGTACCTACAGCACAGAGCGCCCGCGCTTCCCGAAGCCGTCAAGCGGCTCGATAGTCTATCGTTTGCCTCGTCGCTTTCTATTCATAGCCTTCGTAGCTGGTATGATCCGGTCGTCGGCAAAAAATACTCGGTTGCTCCGGCCGCAACGGTTCACACACTCCTTGTGCCAGGCCATTTATTTACCATTCTATGCTGTCTCACGGTGCTCTCATGGTATGTTATCCGGCTGGTGCGCGACAAAGAGCATCTTTTACCTCTATAA
- a CDS encoding hypothetical protein (RAAC3_TM7_1_240): MTMNTVVILRGPSGVGKSTISQIIQEKCGPNWTVIDVDKLKHYMPLKEGKTNRAERTEIAHDVAQYFTKAMYDKGYNVILEEMYRKDHNDRIVRFLRENDMRYIKVFLSAPLEDVLQRSSSRQEKNVPESEIRRLYEETQPYPDDLLIDTSKHSSEEAANLIVQQLKSI; the protein is encoded by the coding sequence ATGACCATGAATACTGTCGTTATTTTACGTGGTCCATCGGGTGTCGGAAAATCAACCATCTCGCAGATTATACAAGAGAAGTGTGGGCCGAATTGGACGGTAATTGATGTTGATAAGCTCAAACACTACATGCCGCTCAAAGAAGGTAAAACAAACAGAGCTGAACGGACTGAGATTGCGCATGATGTTGCTCAGTACTTCACCAAGGCTATGTATGATAAAGGCTATAACGTAATTCTTGAAGAAATGTATCGAAAAGATCATAACGACCGAATCGTACGATTCCTTAGGGAGAATGACATGCGTTACATAAAAGTTTTTTTATCAGCGCCTCTTGAAGACGTATTACAGCGAAGTAGTAGTCGGCAAGAGAAAAACGTACCAGAGTCAGAAATACGGCGGTTATATGAAGAAACTCAACCGTATCCTGATGATTTATTAATTGATACCTCAAAGCATTCAAGTGAAGAGGCCGCCAACTTGATCGTTCAGCAACTTAAGTCTATTTGA
- a CDS encoding hypothetical protein (RAAC3_TM7_1_239), whose translation MTTYTLAGGCFWCLDAVFRRLKGVERSICGYAGGAEEGADYYRVASGKTDHAESVQIIFDEAVIPKETILDIFFLIHDPTSLNKQGADEGPQYRSAMFYENDAQKNEFEAAAKRAQRNWDKPIVTEIVELPAFYEAEPEHQDYFSKNPANGYCSVVIAPKISKARKEFEKYFNSSA comes from the coding sequence ATGACAACATATACGTTAGCTGGTGGATGCTTTTGGTGCCTAGATGCCGTATTCAGGCGACTTAAAGGTGTAGAGAGATCAATCTGCGGCTATGCTGGTGGCGCGGAAGAAGGTGCTGATTATTACCGTGTTGCCTCAGGTAAAACCGACCACGCTGAGTCGGTGCAGATTATCTTTGATGAGGCTGTTATTCCGAAAGAAACGATCCTCGACATCTTCTTTTTAATCCACGACCCGACCTCGCTCAATAAGCAAGGCGCTGATGAAGGTCCACAGTATCGCTCGGCAATGTTTTATGAAAACGATGCGCAAAAAAATGAATTTGAAGCGGCCGCGAAACGAGCTCAGAGAAATTGGGACAAGCCAATCGTGACAGAAATCGTAGAGCTGCCAGCCTTCTATGAGGCCGAGCCTGAGCACCAAGATTATTTCTCGAAAAATCCAGCTAATGGGTACTGTTCGGTTGTCATTGCGCCGAAAATCAGCAAGGCCAGAAAAGAATTTGAAAAGTATTTCAACAGTAGTGCCTAA
- a CDS encoding hypothetical protein (RAAC3_TM7_1_246), which produces MLYYNHMLFYTKTINQCLTELNSDVVHGLAATSISERQAEYGRNEIIVKGEPLWRKILEPFANIFMFVLFIATAVSLFQRSYIEASLIAAIMMVSATIYYIQRISTERILRSLQKKDAHIVDVIRDGTTQQVDASDLVPGDILLIEEGEKIPADSRLLSVSSFRVDESQLTGESLPIEKQTEELPDNKEVYEQSNMIFQGSFVVGGQATALVIATGNDTEFGKLAGLTAGASEQSPVQKKIDRLISIIIRVIGAIAVVAFSLALYRGMEFSEAIRYVLALSVSAIPESLPIATAVVLVLGMRRMARKNALVKTMRAIESVGILTVIATDKTGTLTKNKLTVQDIWNFHDKTTATDQAVLRTITQSKSKTHDPLDSAMYEYVGEQRTPETPLFTLPFDQTAAMSGNLYEKKETYELWVKGAPEKILDACALSAAAHAEAYSQLHRFASNGFRVIGLAHTTLEQPIESFEDLPKSVRFEFDGFIAVADILRPEAKRAINTAMRAGIQVYMITGDHFDTALHIGKELGIIERQDQVFDSRKMTAMSDDELKAAITDIRVFSRVVPENKYRILEILKKDNITAMTGDGVNDVPALVSANVGVAMGSGSSIAKDAGDIILLDDNFRSIVNAVHEGRTVYANIKRMVAYLLSTNTGEVLVAFGALLLGVPVPLVAVQILWVNLVTDSSMVIPLGLEPGERHNMNVRPQAANAPLFSKFMLSRIALVAGVMAVTTILIYLVSLRLFEQEYARTLAFHALVVMQWASALNYRSDYESIFRRIRRISLPFYIGLLAAITLQAMALWTPLGNLLHVAPVSLEHILIVTFIAFVFPIVIIEAHKWTGRRYFNKGHVNAEKIRRRWYRRQRKLTQPDN; this is translated from the coding sequence TTGTTATACTATAATCATATGCTTTTTTACACAAAAACGATCAACCAGTGCCTCACTGAACTCAACTCAGATGTCGTCCATGGCTTAGCCGCAACGAGCATAAGCGAGCGCCAAGCCGAATACGGCCGTAATGAGATCATCGTCAAGGGCGAACCGCTCTGGCGAAAAATCCTTGAACCGTTCGCAAACATCTTTATGTTTGTCCTGTTTATTGCCACTGCTGTCAGCTTGTTCCAGCGCTCCTACATAGAGGCTAGTTTGATCGCAGCGATCATGATGGTCAGTGCAACCATCTACTACATCCAGCGCATCTCGACCGAACGTATTCTTCGGTCGCTGCAAAAAAAGGACGCGCATATCGTCGACGTGATCCGCGACGGCACAACGCAGCAAGTTGATGCTTCCGACCTGGTGCCGGGCGACATTCTCCTTATTGAGGAAGGCGAAAAAATCCCTGCCGATAGTCGACTCCTGAGTGTCAGCTCATTTCGGGTGGACGAATCGCAGCTTACCGGGGAATCATTGCCGATCGAAAAGCAGACAGAGGAACTGCCGGACAATAAAGAAGTATACGAGCAGTCAAATATGATCTTTCAAGGATCATTCGTGGTTGGCGGTCAAGCAACCGCTTTAGTTATCGCTACTGGTAATGATACCGAGTTTGGCAAACTAGCGGGGCTAACCGCCGGCGCGAGTGAACAAAGCCCCGTACAGAAAAAGATTGACCGTCTCATCAGCATCATTATCCGTGTTATCGGCGCTATCGCCGTTGTTGCATTTTCGCTTGCACTCTATCGAGGTATGGAATTTAGTGAAGCTATACGGTACGTCCTCGCCCTGTCGGTCAGTGCAATTCCGGAAAGCCTACCTATCGCTACCGCGGTAGTGCTAGTGCTTGGGATGCGACGAATGGCACGAAAAAACGCCCTCGTAAAGACGATGCGAGCAATCGAGAGTGTCGGAATCCTTACCGTCATTGCAACTGATAAAACCGGCACGTTAACAAAGAATAAGTTGACCGTCCAAGACATATGGAACTTCCACGATAAAACCACTGCGACCGACCAAGCCGTACTCCGCACTATCACGCAGTCTAAGTCAAAAACACACGACCCGCTCGATAGTGCGATGTACGAATACGTGGGTGAGCAAAGGACTCCAGAAACACCACTATTTACGCTACCCTTTGATCAAACGGCAGCAATGAGTGGCAACCTCTACGAAAAAAAGGAGACGTACGAACTTTGGGTTAAAGGAGCGCCTGAAAAGATCTTGGACGCCTGCGCTCTCAGCGCGGCAGCCCATGCTGAGGCTTATAGCCAGCTTCACCGCTTTGCTTCGAATGGCTTCAGAGTCATCGGCCTTGCCCACACCACTCTAGAACAACCGATCGAGTCATTTGAAGATTTACCAAAAAGCGTACGTTTTGAATTCGACGGCTTCATCGCTGTAGCTGACATCCTGAGGCCTGAGGCAAAGCGAGCTATCAACACAGCAATGCGCGCCGGCATCCAAGTCTACATGATTACCGGCGACCACTTCGATACAGCGCTGCACATCGGAAAAGAGCTCGGCATTATAGAACGCCAAGATCAGGTATTCGACAGTCGTAAAATGACGGCAATGAGTGATGATGAATTGAAAGCGGCGATAACAGACATACGAGTATTTTCTCGAGTGGTGCCGGAAAATAAGTATCGTATCCTCGAGATATTGAAAAAAGATAATATCACCGCCATGACCGGTGATGGCGTCAATGATGTACCGGCTCTTGTCAGTGCCAACGTCGGTGTTGCTATGGGAAGTGGATCAAGTATCGCCAAGGATGCCGGTGACATTATTCTTCTCGACGATAACTTCAGATCTATTGTTAATGCAGTCCATGAGGGGCGAACCGTCTACGCCAATATCAAGCGTATGGTCGCCTACTTACTTTCAACCAATACGGGGGAAGTGCTCGTCGCATTTGGAGCACTCCTTCTTGGTGTACCCGTACCGCTCGTCGCCGTACAGATTCTGTGGGTAAATCTTGTCACCGACTCGAGCATGGTAATCCCGCTGGGACTTGAACCCGGCGAAAGGCACAATATGAACGTGCGGCCACAAGCCGCCAACGCTCCCCTCTTTAGTAAATTTATGTTATCAAGAATTGCGCTGGTTGCCGGCGTGATGGCCGTTACAACAATACTGATTTACCTCGTAAGCCTTCGTCTATTTGAACAAGAATACGCTCGTACGCTTGCCTTCCACGCTCTGGTGGTGATGCAATGGGCAAGCGCGCTTAACTACCGTAGTGACTACGAGTCAATCTTTCGTCGCATACGTCGCATAAGCCTGCCTTTTTATATCGGCCTGCTGGCGGCAATTACCCTCCAGGCGATGGCACTATGGACGCCTCTAGG